A stretch of the Vitis riparia cultivar Riparia Gloire de Montpellier isolate 1030 chromosome 13, EGFV_Vit.rip_1.0, whole genome shotgun sequence genome encodes the following:
- the LOC117928379 gene encoding kinesin-like protein KIN-UC isoform X2, whose translation MVRALEDIIANTSTSDSVEISYLQLYMESIQDLLAPEKINIPITEDPRTGEVSLPGAAVVKIRDIDHFLQQLQIGEANRHAANTKLNTESSRSHAILMVYVRRSVHKKEDEISSQEKVNRSDVPGGSRIPIVRKSKLLIVDLAGSERVDKSGSEGQLLEEAKFINLSLTSLGKCINALAENSPHIPIRDSKLTRLLRDSFGGSARTSLIITIGPSARHHAETTSTIMFGQRAMKIVNMVKLKEEFDYESLCRKLEKQVDQLTEEIERQQKLRKNDTDELEKRLRECQNTFAEAEKNLVTRSEFLEKENTRLELEMKDFLNELNHQKDLNVLMRDEVASLEMSLKHSKQYQLENSTCQQVLADTTQMYEKKIAELIKQLGDERAHYETAEEQLDVIKKLLSESQQKIQQQKTENSTYQKALADTTQMYEKKIAELTKQLEDEHARFEGAEEQLDEAKNLLSCHQKPMQDEIDELKMRLHEMGRHQELSVNELQSLQSEYNDLLSEKATLTEELHAVNQTLSVEEKQRKTIENELVKLKKLVPENDHDFEDKKSYVKESIGKESSAFGAPMGLHKSNPSRETISGQRATIAKICEEVGLQKILALLTSEDLDVQIHAVKVVANLAAEDINQETIVEEGGLDALLLLLRSSKSTTILRVASGAIANLAMNELNQGLIISKGGGQLLANTASKTDDPQTLRMVAGAIANLCGNEKLHMMLKEEGGIKALLGMVRSGNSDVIAQVARGVANFAKCESRGIIQGHRKGRSLLVEDGALTWLISNCNTASASTRRHMELALCHLAQNENNAQDFKSSGGVTELKRIAAESTREDIQNLAKKTLKSTPFQAEIHAEL comes from the exons TTGTATATGGAATCTATACAAGACTTACTTGCACCAGAAAAGATTAATATCCCTATTACTGAGGACCCCAGGACTGGGGAAGTATCGTTGCCTGGTGCTGCAGTTGTTAAAATTCGAGATATTGACCATTTTTTACAACAACTGCAAATAGGTGAGGCAAATCGTCATGCAGCAAACACCAAGCTGAATACAGAGTCTTCACGTAGTCATGCAATTCTTATG GTTTATGTTCGAAGATCTGTCCACAAAAAAGAGGACGAGATCTCTTCTCAAgaaaaagtcaatagaagtgATGTACCTGGTGGCAGTAGAATACCTATTGTTCGAAAAAGCAAGTTGCTGATTGTGGATCTTGCTGGATCTGAAAGAGTGGACAAATCTG GCAGTGAAGGGCAGTTACTTGAAGAAGCTAAATTTATTAATCTCTCTCTCACTTCCCTCGGCAAATGTATAAATGCATTGGCTGAAAACAGTCCTCATATACCTATCCGAGATTCTAAGCTAACGAGACTGCTTCGTGATTCATTTGGAG GCTCTGCAAGGACCTCACTTATAATAACAATTGGGCCATCTGCAAGACATCATGCAGAAACTACCAGCACAATTATGTTTGGACAACGG GCTATGAAAATAGTAAACATGGTAAAGCTTAAAGAGGAATTCGATTATGAAAGTCTGTGTCGGAAGCTTGAGAAGCAAGTAGACCAGCTCACTGAAGAGATTGAGAGGCAACAAAAGTTGAGAAAAAATGACACAGATGAATTGGAAAAAAGGCTCAGAGAATGTCAAAACACCTTTGCTGAGGCAGAAAAGAATCTAGTTACAAGGTCTGAG TTTTTAGAGAAGGAAAATACTCGTTTGGAATTGGAGATGAAGGATTTCCTAAATGAGTTGAATCATCAGAAAGATCTTAATGTTTTGATGCGTGACGAAGTTGCTAGCCTAGAAATGAGTTTAAAGCACAGCAAG CAGTACCAGCTTGAAAATTCTACATGTCAGCAAGTACTTGCAGATACCACTCAGATGTATGAGAAGAAAATAGCAGAGTTGATTAAGCAACTAGGAGATGAGCGTGCTCACTATGAAACTGCTGAAGAACAATTAGATGTGATCAAGAAACTCCTGAGTGAGAGCCAACAGAAAATTCAG caacaaaaaacagaaaattctACGTATCAGAAGGCACTTGCAGACACTACTCAAATGTATGAGAAGAAAATAGCGGAGCTAACTAAGCAACTAGAGGATGAGCATGCCCGTTTTGAAGGTGCAGAAGAACAATTGGATGAAGCAAAGAACCTCCTAAGTTGTCATCAAAAGCCAATGCAG GATGAGATTGATGAACTTAAGATGAGGTTGCATGAAATGGGTCGGCATCAGGAGCTTAGTGTTAATGAGCTTCAATCCTTGCAATCTGAGTATAATGATCTACTGTCTGAGAAG gCAACGTTAACCGAGGAACTCCATGCTGTTAATCAAACACTTTCAGTCGAAGAAAAGCAAAGGAAGACTATTGAAAATGAGTTGGTCAAACTTAAGAAGCTTGTGCCGGAAAATGACCATGACTTTGAA GACAAGAAATCATATGTGAAGGAAAGCATAGGTAAAGAATCATCAGCTTTTGGGGCCCCAATGGGTTTACATAAGTCAAATCCATCAAGGGAAACAATATCTGGCCAAAGGGCCACTATTGCAAAGATATGTGAAGAAG TTGGCCTTCAAAAGATATTGGCATTGTTAACATCTGAAGATTTAGATGTCCAAATCCATGCTGTAAAGGTGGTAGCCAATCTTGCTGCTGAAG ATATTAATCAGGAAACGATTGTGGAGGAAGGGGGTTTAGATGCTCTTTTGTTGCTGTTGCGATCATCAAAAAGTACAACTATTCTTAGAGTCGCTTCTGGGGCAATTGCTAATTTGGCAATGAATG AGTTGAATCAAGGGTTAATAATCAGCAAAGGAGGTGGTCAGCTACTAGCAAACACGGCTTCCAAAACAGATGATCCACAAACTCTTAGAATGGTAGCTGGTGCAATTGCTAATTTATGTGGAAATG AGAAGTTGCACATGATGCTGAAGGAAGAGGGAGGCATCAAGGCACTTCTGGGAATGGTTAGATCTGGGAATAGTGATGTTATTGCACAGGTTGCTAGGGGAGTGGCTAACTTTGCAAAATGTGAATCTCGTGGAATCATTCAAG GACATAGAAAAGGTCGATCACTTCTTGTTGAAGATGGTGCACTTACATGGTTGATTTCCAATTGTAATACTGCTTCAGCTTCAACTCGACGTCATATGGAGCTTGCTCTTTGCCACTTGGCACAAAATG AGAACAATGCCCAGGATTTCAAATCCAGTGGAGGTGTGACGGAACTTAAACGAATAGCAGCTGAGTCCACCAGAGAAGATATTCAAAACTTAGCAAAGAAGACACTGAAATCGACTCCATTTCAAGCTGAGATTCATGCAGAATTATAG